In Leptospira brenneri, the following are encoded in one genomic region:
- the argB gene encoding acetylglutamate kinase — protein MNHHSEKINHILEALPYLIKYSGKTIVIKYGGAAMVEEELKASFAEDIVLLKYLGINPVVVHGGGPEINALIKSLDLNTQFIRGHRVTDEATMEVVEMVLTGKVNKQIVSLIQEKGGKPVGLSGKDGGLAIAEKYLMEVEGEDGKVQKVDLGLVGEITEVDPNILLTLQREGFIPIISPVAMSKDGQTLNINADTMAGAIAEALHADKLILLTDTPGILIDGQLVTGLKKADIQGYIKTGQISGGMIPKVECCLRAIDSGVKRAHIIDGRVPHSVLIEILTNQGIGSLIE, from the coding sequence ATATTCTGGCAAAACCATTGTCATTAAATATGGCGGAGCCGCCATGGTGGAAGAAGAATTAAAAGCATCTTTTGCTGAAGATATTGTACTACTTAAATATTTAGGGATCAATCCCGTTGTGGTTCATGGCGGTGGTCCTGAAATCAATGCCCTCATCAAATCACTCGACCTCAATACCCAATTCATCCGTGGTCATAGGGTCACCGACGAAGCTACCATGGAAGTGGTCGAGATGGTTCTTACTGGAAAAGTGAACAAACAAATCGTTTCTCTCATCCAAGAAAAGGGTGGAAAACCGGTTGGTCTATCTGGAAAGGATGGTGGGCTTGCCATCGCTGAAAAATATCTTATGGAAGTCGAAGGAGAAGATGGTAAGGTTCAAAAAGTAGACTTAGGTCTAGTCGGTGAAATTACAGAAGTAGACCCGAATATTTTACTCACCTTACAACGTGAAGGTTTTATCCCCATCATTTCTCCTGTGGCTATGTCAAAAGATGGCCAAACGCTTAATATCAACGCTGATACAATGGCAGGTGCCATTGCAGAAGCCCTTCATGCGGATAAACTCATTTTACTTACGGACACACCCGGAATTCTCATCGATGGGCAACTGGTCACTGGTCTCAAAAAAGCAGATATCCAAGGATATATAAAAACTGGACAGATCTCCGGTGGCATGATACCAAAAGTAGAATGTTGTTTGCGTGCTATTGACTCCGGAGTCAAAAGAGCCCATATCATTGACGGGAGAGTTCCTCATTCCGTCTTAATTGAAATATTGACGAACCAAGGGATTGGAAGTTTGATCGAATAA
- a CDS encoding SpoIIE family protein phosphatase, which yields MPTKLLTLGLISDITSRINSHEDLDTLLSEIMGITRDVLQTEGSSLLLYDKENDQLVFNTTSGLKEESLAHLTVPRGKGIAGMVLETLKPEIVNDAANDPRIFKAIDQKVGYVTRNLICVPMIAQGEVQGVLEAVNSLDNREFNNNDIKILKYLSNLAAIAVKNRLLIDSLNLRANELNGLFQISQALANIQSSDEFMDLAVKTISEVLQVDRVSLNFEKIEKKGLPRSKSKGFSDQIHDEDVEVLLFADKADWMFKGFKIITANSPQGIQLTHKGLFQHSMILFPILKNKEWLGSLVVSDKTSRTRFDEMDIRILRTLTNQVGEAYTALQVKIQSERLKNIDRDMQVAAMIQKHSLPIIPKQYSLLEFDTYYQASREIGGDFYDMVVHGKDEVSVIIADVSGKGTPAALFMEFSKTVLQQEVSKTTSTSEALFNANQILQDKSGFLMFVTAMLVRINMTKKELTYSSAGHNLQIIYRKKHHKIQHLSGKGQPMGIGNCEFSEHTVSYLPGDLLVLYTDGVTEAMNLKEELFSEERLESVILSHINDPPEVIRQAILQKVSEFVGEAEPHDDLSLFIIRLN from the coding sequence ATGCCTACTAAACTATTGACATTAGGTCTGATTTCAGACATTACTAGCCGGATCAATTCGCATGAAGATTTGGATACACTCCTTAGTGAAATTATGGGGATCACCCGTGACGTTTTACAAACAGAAGGTTCTTCACTTCTGCTTTATGATAAAGAAAATGATCAGTTAGTCTTCAACACCACTAGTGGTTTAAAAGAAGAATCTCTAGCTCACCTAACAGTACCTAGAGGGAAAGGGATTGCAGGGATGGTTTTAGAAACTTTGAAACCAGAAATTGTGAATGATGCGGCCAATGACCCAAGGATATTTAAGGCCATTGACCAAAAAGTTGGGTATGTCACTAGAAATCTCATTTGTGTTCCCATGATTGCTCAAGGGGAAGTACAAGGTGTACTCGAAGCAGTAAATTCCCTCGACAATCGTGAGTTTAACAATAACGATATCAAAATTCTAAAATACCTTTCCAACTTAGCCGCCATTGCCGTCAAAAATCGTCTTCTTATCGATAGTCTGAACCTACGAGCCAATGAGTTGAATGGACTTTTTCAAATTTCGCAAGCCCTTGCCAATATCCAAAGTTCAGATGAGTTTATGGATCTGGCAGTCAAAACCATTTCCGAAGTTTTACAAGTAGATCGTGTCTCTCTTAACTTTGAAAAAATCGAAAAGAAAGGACTCCCTAGATCCAAATCGAAAGGTTTTTCTGATCAAATCCACGATGAAGATGTGGAGGTTTTACTCTTTGCTGACAAAGCCGATTGGATGTTTAAAGGGTTCAAAATCATTACCGCAAATTCTCCTCAAGGAATCCAACTCACCCACAAAGGCCTTTTCCAACACAGTATGATTCTTTTCCCTATCTTAAAAAACAAAGAATGGTTAGGTTCTCTTGTTGTTTCCGATAAAACATCCAGAACTCGGTTTGATGAGATGGACATTCGGATCTTACGAACTCTGACCAACCAAGTCGGGGAAGCTTATACCGCTTTACAAGTGAAGATCCAAAGTGAACGATTAAAAAACATAGACCGCGATATGCAAGTTGCGGCAATGATCCAAAAACATTCACTTCCCATCATTCCAAAACAATACTCACTCTTAGAGTTTGATACCTATTACCAAGCATCACGTGAAATCGGTGGTGACTTCTATGATATGGTAGTTCATGGGAAAGACGAAGTTTCTGTCATCATTGCTGATGTATCCGGAAAAGGAACTCCTGCTGCACTCTTTATGGAGTTTTCCAAAACGGTTTTACAACAAGAAGTTTCAAAAACCACTTCCACTAGCGAAGCCCTCTTCAATGCCAATCAGATTTTACAAGATAAATCTGGATTTCTTATGTTTGTCACAGCAATGCTTGTGCGAATTAATATGACTAAAAAAGAACTAACTTATTCTTCTGCCGGTCATAATTTACAAATCATCTATCGCAAAAAACATCATAAAATCCAACACCTTTCTGGGAAAGGCCAACCCATGGGAATTGGTAATTGTGAATTCTCAGAACATACTGTCAGTTATTTACCCGGTGATTTGTTAGTATTGTACACTGATGGTGTAACAGAAGCCATGAATTTAAAAGAAGAACTTTTTTCAGAAGAAAGATTGGAATCTGTAATTTTATCTCATATCAACGACCCACCAGAAGTGATCAGGCAAGCCATTTTACAAAAAGTCAGTGAATTTGTGGGAGAA